One Anoplopoma fimbria isolate UVic2021 breed Golden Eagle Sablefish chromosome 21, Afim_UVic_2022, whole genome shotgun sequence DNA segment encodes these proteins:
- the LOC129110934 gene encoding cyclic AMP-dependent transcription factor ATF-1-like, whose translation MAVTGDDTETGNSGDLTACQLRNTSSSLPQEVAGASAHSSLKPGNTLMKREIRLMKNREAARECRRKKKEYVKCLENRVAVLENQNKTLIEELRALKVIYRHKVE comes from the exons GCAACTCAGGAGACTTGACTGCCTGCCAGCTGCGTAACACCAGCTCCAGCCTCCCACAGGAGGTGGCGGGGGCCAGCGCTCACAGCTCCCTGAAACCAGGAAACACCTTAATGAAGAGGGAGATCCGCTTGATGAAGAACAG GGAAGCCGCCCGGGAGTGCCGACGAAAGAAGAAGGAATACGTCAAATGCCTCGAAAACCGCGTGGCCGTGCTCgaaaatcaaaacaagactCTGATTGAGGAGCTTAGAGCCTTAAAAGTCATCTACCGACACAAAGTGGAGTGA